The Theobroma cacao cultivar B97-61/B2 chromosome 1, Criollo_cocoa_genome_V2, whole genome shotgun sequence genome contains the following window.
aatttattattttcctttttaaaaggcacaaaatcagcccatcttccaccccatggccggccaaaccagcaagaagagagagaaaaaaaaaacaaaaccctagagagagaaaatcaaagaaaaagtgtgaattttcaaggaaattaagtgaaaaaggtgagattttttctattaagcttgagttttcttattcccaagcatttctctttattttccatgattaaattacatgttttcatgatgaattcaattctgaaaaaatgggttaggagagagaaagttgttggatttatttgattttaatttatgttagtgtttttagttagtttagcatatttagaaacaaaacaacaagaaaagaatttattttctcccccaaccattaatggctgaatttaccatgtagtgagtgaggatgagtttgattttattctaggagaattggttaaggaatgatgaattatgagcctagaaaaataatgggaattttcggagcaaaaatacgaatttttacccactaggggtattttcgtaatttgctgttgggactgataatttgcaccacactgagggacattaagttaatttgggtgcaattgaggtatagaaactgaaaagaattaaattggagtttaaacggacccgttaggaatttaatcgggtgataagacgaattaggccaataccgggtttagatagttaccagtgcatttttgcattccatatcatgcattggtagtctaaattagtttaattttgatttagtaccaacttggtgaaactctcgattttgtactgtgtcaaggtggtgagtcctccgataaaggcaaggaaattgcatccgaggaccagtagacagagtgcttcgaaagtctgcattctagacattgtgagtaaacttactgtcattttaattgtctatggtggtttttagatgctttcatgaattctatggaaaaagaaatttaaaaaggtaaattttcatgttttatgaataaatgagtttcaatgaaattaatttataaattgttttggaattaataatgattttgaaaatatagagTATACGGAGtgacaatttgattgtttaaattgactggtttatgataaatcgagcatgattggctagttggcaattgtattgaaatgcgaattgtttggttgccttgaaaaactgcgaattacaaaattaccatatcatattattgagttttattatatagtggattatatattaattaatcactgcagtagggggtttctgtggaccagccttttagaggggcacggtaaatcccattatattcttatctCGAATggagaggcgtgtagggtatctcctacggtaaagtttagggttcacttcacgctaaaccaccacgtgagggggaactcagccaacgccaaagaacggctatgttttcaaaacaaaaacatgatttatgtgaaatgtgaattttaatagccttggcggtctcggtaggatgcctcggtcAAGGTGTCCCCCAGAATGGATTTATGAcacaagcctagatttttatgagattcataaggctctttacgtgttttgaacaaaatgtgttctaatgctataacccagtttataatgatttattttattgtctccatgtactcaactctagatgtttatcatgatgtctgtttactcattgagattttataatctcaccaccctcatttccactcatttcaggttcagtatagactgtagatagttgatcttatcgaggactaccgttggatctgtatttttttcaaatcgtaagttcacagtcctctttacttttgtttattcgggggccctcttgttatcgtaaattaaattaaatattttggcttactgtatttaagtatgtataaatttatttagcttttacgttataaaaattattcacgtataactctataaatattgttttataagaaaataaaatattttacttaatatttcttttattttcttattatattcaaataaccataatttcgtattaaatgaagattttagacttttaaactcattttgaatatgaattatgtgttttgtacttgtatattacgttttagccagtttcgaaatttttgaaaaaaataaccaaaatatccctgtgagacgaaaaattaatattttatttgtttaaagttggaaacagcttaaaatcttttagaacacgatatttgacaatggttgctcataAAGGAAcaaagaaactgatagtaaagtcTTGCGGGATTTCAAGTTGACATTTCGAgcaataagtgtctaccgggacaccgcgacggttatcacgggctcgaggggagtaccgggtcgtgacgtAGGTCgtggaataaaaataatatgcCCCCCAAGTTTAGGTACCATTTTGTCTTGTTCATTTATGGAGAAAATTTATAgtttgattttaaggtgaaataaATACAGCATAtagattcaaattttttttttaaagttaaaatattaGTCTTATAAGAAGTAAAAACCCCGTGCACACCTTGATCGGCCACGTGTAAGTGATAGAATGTTTAAGTGAAAGTGAAGAGAGACGGGAGATTCAGTCAGACTTGAAGAGAAAGTGGAGACATGGGAGATTCGGGGTTGGGAAAACAAGAAAGCAAATCAGAAATGGCCGCGGAAGAAGGGAACGGAGCAGATGCGCAGTTGttccacctcctttccaatcTACTCCATCAGGTATccttctaaatttttttactttctttttttatttttcaatttcctcttcaCGGATCGAAATTCGCTTGATTCACCCTCTGGGTATGATATTAAAAAGAGGGTTCCTTTGTCCATTTGATGCAATTTAATTATACTGTTACGTGCTTGCATTGCATATGATTTCCTTTACTGAATTGTAGTGAATTCTTGTTTCCATTAAGGTCCCAACTTGCAACCGGATTCTTATTGTGGAATACATCATATCGCTGATGCGCAATGATTTGGATCCTCTAAGAACGTTAATTGATTCTTTTCGCATGCCATTACCGTAGCTATTGCATAATATATAGTTTTGGGCTGTGTGTGAAGGTGGAGCGGACATATATACTTTCATTCTATTGCATTAACGGGAAATTACCCATGCATTACGGTgcatatgtatgtatgtatgtatgtaggTAGAAACATTGACTAATCAGGAAGAAGTTGAATTGCGTTCCAAAATTGAAGCCCTTGGATTGGAGGTTACAAAAGTTCCATCCAAGTCTACACACGGCCTTGATGAGGTATGGTATTGGTATAACTCAAATGTTGAAACACAAACTACCCAATCCTCTATCATCTTCCACACTTTGGTTTCTGCGAACCAACAGCATACTGTTTGATCACTCTTGTCCTTCTTATCTTTCTATCAGCTGGAAATAGCCAGAGAGTTGGACAAATTATCGGCTAAGTTGGATGGTGTGGATGAGATGATATCCTCAGCCATGGCTGCAGACCCCCACGTGCAGTCGCTCCTGAGTGGCACCGCTGATGTATGGATGCCAGTTATTACTGCCAATGCTGACGAGCGACGCAACTTCACAGCATCAATGCCGCACGATAAGCTTCAAGATAAGCCTCAAGGCGACGAGAATCTTTCCAATTGATATGTCATATATATGtacttgaaaacaaaaacaaaaaaataaataaataaagatttctCGCCACCCGACTTGTATTATTTGCATTATCTTTCTGgattaacatttttttagaaattttttttttctttatttagcCGTAGCCACAGACATTAGATTTTATTAGTAACCCTACCAAGGAGAGGACATACAAAATTTGGTTCTGGAAACATGTATGTTAGCTTTAGCCAGCCTTATGCGTGACAATAATCGTCATTGCTCGAAATTGCTTATTGTGGTTGGTAGGTAGGTAAAAATACTGAGTGACATCTCAACTTGCTCAAGTAGCATATATATTCTCTGCCATTTGGAAGAGCACTGAAATACAGCTTTCTCCAGTCAACGCAAAGGCACTGTATGAAACTAACCTAGAGACTACATGGAGAAATggtttctttctccttttctttttgtaaagaaagaaagaaagaaagaa
Protein-coding sequences here:
- the LOC18614682 gene encoding uncharacterized protein LOC18614682, encoding MGDSGLGKQESKSEMAAEEGNGADAQLFHLLSNLLHQVETLTNQEEVELRSKIEALGLEVTKVPSKSTHGLDELEIARELDKLSAKLDGVDEMISSAMAADPHVQSLLSGTADVWMPVITANADERRNFTASMPHDKLQDKPQGDENLSN